The DNA sequence CCCTCACCGAGCAGGACGGCGTCACGACCCTGCACGCGGTCTGCACCTACGACTCGCCCCAGACGGTCGAGGCCGTCGTCGGGTCGGGCATGGAGAGCGGCCTGCAGTCGTCCTACAACGCCATCGACGACCTGCTCGCCCGGCTCAAGAACGCCTGAGGCCGACCCGCCTCACTCCCCCAGGACGACGACCCGCCCGGTCGTCCGGCCCGACGCCACGCGGGCCAGGGCGGCCGGGGCGTCGGCGAACGGCACCTGCTCGGAGACCACGGGCTCGACCGCCCCGGTGGCGGCCATCTCGAGCAGGCGCGCGTGCGCGTCCTGCGCGACCGCGGGGTTGCGCTCGAGGTACAGGCCCCAGTGCAGGCCGACGAGCGAGTAGTTCTTCACCAGCGCGTGCCCCAGCGGCGGGGTCGGGATGGTGCCGCTGGTGAACCCCACGACGACGATCCGCCCCTCGAAGGCCACCACCTTCGTCGAGGCCTCGAACGACGGGCCGCCGACCGGGTCGAACACGACGTCCGCACCGCCCCGGCCGAGCGCCTCGCGCAGGGCCCCGACGAGGTCCCCCTCGGTACGGTCGACGACGGCGTCGGCACCGGCGGCCCGCGCGACCTCGGCCTTGGCAGCTCCGCCCACGACACCGACGACCCGGGCGCCGAGGGCCTTGCCGACCTGCACCGCCGCTGTCCCGACACCGCCGGCCGCGGCGTGCACCAGCAGGGTCTCCCCGGCCTGCAGCGCGGCCCGGCGCACGAGCCCGACGTATGCCGTCTGGTACCCGATCGTCAGGCAGCTCGCCTGGGCATCGGACCACGACGGAGGTGCCGGGAACGCGCCCCCTGCCGGCATCAGGCACTGCTCGGCGAGACCGCCGGCCGGCACGGCGGTGGTGCCGACCACGCGGTCGCCGACGCGGGCCCGTCCGGGGTCGACGCCTGGACCCACCTCGAGCACCTCGCCGCAGACCTCCACGCCCGGCGTGAACGGCGGCTCCGGACGGACCTGGTAGTGACCGCGGACCATCAGGGCGTCGGGGAAGTTGAGGGCGGCGGCCAGGACGCGCACCCGCAGCTGTCCCGGCCCGACGGTGGGCTCGGGCACGTCTGCCAGCTGCAGCACCTCGGCCGGTTCGCCGAGGGCTGTCGCCTGCCACGCCTTCACGGTGCCTCCTGGGTCGGTGTCTCGGTCGGGTCGCCCCGGTCGGCCGGGTCTCCTGGTCGGCCGGGTCTCTCTGTCAGGTCGGTCGGATCGGTCGCTCAGCCGGGCCAGTCGGCGCCCATGGTGACCGGGGGCAGCGCGCCCGCCAGGCGCCGCATGCCCGCGAGCCAGCGGTCGGGG is a window from the Phycicoccus sp. M110.8 genome containing:
- a CDS encoding NADPH:quinone oxidoreductase family protein is translated as MKAWQATALGEPAEVLQLADVPEPTVGPGQLRVRVLAAALNFPDALMVRGHYQVRPEPPFTPGVEVCGEVLEVGPGVDPGRARVGDRVVGTTAVPAGGLAEQCLMPAGGAFPAPPSWSDAQASCLTIGYQTAYVGLVRRAALQAGETLLVHAAAGGVGTAAVQVGKALGARVVGVVGGAAKAEVARAAGADAVVDRTEGDLVGALREALGRGGADVVFDPVGGPSFEASTKVVAFEGRIVVVGFTSGTIPTPPLGHALVKNYSLVGLHWGLYLERNPAVAQDAHARLLEMAATGAVEPVVSEQVPFADAPAALARVASGRTTGRVVVLGE